The Brassica napus cultivar Da-Ae chromosome C7, Da-Ae, whole genome shotgun sequence genomic interval ATCTAGAGAGAGAATTTCAGATTTCAACGCCATCTGTTGTCATCCGTACATATCTTCCATTTCGATCTTTAACTCTCTCTGCAAtttctttattatatataagtaGGATATGTTTTCAACTCATTTATAACAATCTACATaacctctctctttttcttcctctctatttcctctACGCATTCTCGCTTTGTGGGTTCTTCTTTGTGTATACAATtatacagatatatatatatatatatgcacacacaCATAGGAAGATATGATGGGTTACGAGCAGATGAATCAGATGACAATGACAACAACGGCGATGATGAAGAATTTCAATAAGATGGGACCAATCAATACTCCACATAAGAAAACGACTAGGAGAAGTGTATCGGCCATTGATGGCGGTGCAGCTGCGACGGCTGGAGAAGGAGACTGTCGACGGAATCTCAAGACTCTCGATCTTAGCGGCATGTCCTTGGCTTCCCTCTCAGCATCTTCTATCAACCTAGCTTCCATCTCAAAACTCGATCTCTCCAACAACAATAttcaggtatatatatatatatatatatatatatatatatacgttggATCATATATCTAATTTTCATCAACCGTAATTATACAGCTTTTGACTAAAATTTCgtggaaataattttttttatgaaaatagaCATTTCTGTcactattgaaaaaaaaataataacaccTTAACAATAAGCTACAACCCTAAATGGAGCTTTCTCTTACAAAATTTCAAAAGTGCTTGAATTGTTAAAAGTTATTGTTTTCTCAATCTTTTTAAAAGTTGGTGTTTTCATGATTCACTTATAAATTTGTATGAAcgataattaataaatttatttagcaacgaaaatcatcaaaaataatatacttCTTAAGtcaaaagacaaaaacaaatcatCTGAGAGTACTAGTGTTCCTCGAAGGCTCGATAGGTTAACAAATAAAACTATACAGTACAACAATTTGTTGCGGCCGTCGTGCTctatttaaatgaatttaattaGAGCAGTTGTGGCTAATTGAATTATATAAGATCTTTGCTAAGCTGCTAACTAACAGATAAAGAAATGATAAAAATCGTAGATGTACTGAACTGAAGCAAGGAAACTCTCTCTTGCATATGCATGATTCGTTGTATTCCTTATTTTGTGGTATTGTCATTTCCTGTTTTGTTTCAATAAAgaaaaagtaattaaatttcTATTATTCATAACAAGACAAATCATAGGTTgccgatttttttaaaaaaaaattccagaaaatttaatattatcacAATTTTTCCGAACTCATTTTCATTTGGTCAACTCGAACCTTAGAAAGCATATTTTATTAAGGCACAAGTGTccgttattttctttttgaagttTTCATTACATAATTgttctatataaataaaatattaatgaagaGCATTAATTATTGATAAATACGAGTTGATATGAACATTTACTTCTCTCTTTGACTCTGCTGAATGCTGTATTGAATCTGTCATCTGACTGCCAGTAAcactattttctaaataaacaaCCGTTGTCAAAACTGTTGTCTTGATACATTTAGTTTAagtttatacataaatatttgaatGTCCATAAGTTATGAACATGCGCGACTTAAGATTTCGTTAAAACTGGATGACTCATATATTTAGTTTCCATGCAGCAAATTCCTGAATCTCTAGTGGcgagaatgttaaatttgtggGCATTAGATTTGCACTCCAATCAGCTCAAAACACTTCCCAACTCCATTGGATGTCTTTCCAAGCTTAAGGTTCTTAATGTATCCGGAAATAATCTACAGTATCTCCCCAAAACTATAGAAGATTGCAGGTAAGACCCCTTCAACCGCGTCCACCTCTCTTATTATCAATGTACCAAAACGCAAAACGCGTCCCAAAACGCAGATGGCTGGAAGAGCTGAACGCCAATTTCAACGAACTGACCATGCTTCCAGACACGATAGGGTTCGAGCTAACGAATCTAACGAAGCTCTCCGTGAACTCAAACAAGCTTGTCGTGTTACCAAGCTCCCTTAGCCACTTGACGTCGCTGCGTGTGCTCGACGCCAGACTTAATCGCCTTGGCTCGCTCCCTGATGATCTAGAGAACCTCGTGAACCTTCAGGTCCTTAACGTTAGCCAGAACTTCCAGCACTTGAAGGAGTTACCTTACTCCGTTGGGTTGTTGATATCTCTCGTGGAGCTTGACGTTAGTTATAACGGAATTACGGTTTTACCGAACTCCATAGGCTGTCTTCGCCGGATTCAGAAGCTCTCCCTCGAGGGCAATCCCCTCATCTCTCCACCTTTTGAAGTGGTACGCACAATTATGTTACTAATTTATATCTTACTTTAATTTATCATAGTAACATAAATTATTCTATTCTTTTGACGATATGGTACGAACCACTATGCCACATGTTATAGTGTAATAACATCGAAATTAAAGGCGCATTCAACAGAATATTTACTAGACTATAGAAAGCATAACTTGTCTCACAAGcattatgatctttagtgtgttATAGTAAGCAACACAagcattatatacttatatgaaaatattatatcagTTTTGTGTATAATATTTGTTATGTAAACGCTATGATCATCCTTTTAGTGCACTATGGAATAAATTAACATCATACAAGAAACTTCACAGACGTGAATAGATCAAAATAATCTTAAATTATGCTTATTATAATAAAGTTTGTGATATAGTTTAAGTTTGATGATCTGTTACAACAGGTGGAGCAAGGTTTAGAAGCAGTGAAGCAGTACATGAGCGAGAAGATGACCGAGTCTTATAAAGAAACCCCGATGAAGAAAAAGTTGTGGGGCATTGGTAAGATGGTCAAGTACAAGACCTTTAACGGCCTGAGCTCATCTCCGGGAAGGTCtccaggaagaagaaccggcgGTGACCACCATGGAAACGAGAGGGAAGGGTTCATCAACGTCTCCGATTACCGCCAAATCGACGGAATCGCTTCCCCGAGACATGTGTCACTCTTCAACCCGAGACGCCTCTTGTCTCCATTCTCTGCTTATTTCTCTCCTCCGAGGTATTAGCTAGGGTTACTTTTGTCTTTTTATGTACAACAAACAGTCttttacttttacttttttttttgcatgcaACGTTGTTTCcttgtattttttgtttgttctttttcCCTGTATTATAGACTTTTGAGTGGCTTTTTACCGCTGGAACACATTTGTAAATCCTGACATAATAATTTGGTTCATGTTATCTTGTATATATCTAAGTAATGTAAGATCGCATTTGAAAAATATCAGTCGTGCTGTGCAGTATTACCCGTCTTGGTCCGAGCCTGTTTGAGAAAACAAATATGGGGGTAGATTATATAATATAGGTCAGCCATGACCAAAACCTTCAGCCGCGGTCCAAATTATCTTATATACAGGGAAGAAGagataactaataaaatacCTAATTAAATAGTATAAATAAGTTTTCTATCTAGCCTTTTTTTTACTCAATAAGTCAATAGTGTGTTTATTCAAACTATGGAACCGAAGAACAAACGTTCCTCTCCATAAATACCTAGGTTTTCTATCTAGGTTTAGGCCAATCTTTATTGTGCATGCATAAATCTGTACCTAGTGTGTTAGGAATCGCCATGTAAATAAAAGTTCACATACAGAGAGTCTTAAGTTCATAACATTCGAACCCAGAGGAAATTAAGAAATGTAACAAATCAGAAAAGATTTTTAATCTTTGTTTCCAGATTCTTCCTTCTTGTCTGGTTCATCACTTTCCATCTGCGGTAATCTCTGCAACTAAAggttaaaaaagaaatataaatgaaTATCTCCGATCATCTCTCCAATCCTATGGGTATATCTACCAATAAGAGAGAACAGGACAAATGTTTGGTTCAGctagacatttcatcgaacatgTTGCATGCCTTATAAAAGAAGACAACTTACAAGATCTGGCTTGTATAAATTGTGAACGATGGAGGCTCCACCGAGAAGTGAGGCTACAACGACGACAGTTGACAGCGCTAGTGACGGAGTTCCGGTCGGTATCTTCCCCCCGAACCTTTTGTTCATCTTGTAGTACTCTTCTTTGAAGTTTGAACAACCGCAACAAAACACTATATTAAACAGAAGCTTTATATACGTGGCGCGTGAACGTCAACTTCCTcaatttcattaaataaattaatgtaaTTCCAATATCTAATTGGTTTGCTCTCTACCGGCTCAAAACCAAACCGTCAAAACCAGATTCTCATATCACCTcaagaaataaacaaaggaaacaattgctcatttattttattttcttttgttcttctcTTTACACACATTGTAGAAACCTATGTGGGTTGACAGCGTTGGTATtcacccagtgggacaaaaccatgatgaaagaaaaaaagtacaaCACACACTACTCCCcttgatgtgaacctcagtggaggtctttcagcctacgcatcccaatttgatgcgtgagcttcctgaacgtgcaggtcGGAAGTGCCTTAGTGAATAGATCGGCCGAATTTTCACTGGATCGTACTTGGACCACTTTGACCTCTTCGGTCTTTTGTAAATCGtgggtaaagaagaacttaggcaaaaTATGTTTTGTCCTGTCCCCTTTGATATAGtcgtccttgagctgagcaatgcaagcCGCATTGTCCTCGAACATCACAGTCGGTTCTTTGCACTCGACCATCCCACAATCTGATCGGACatgttgggtcatcgacctcaaccagacaacctcgcggctggcctcatgaatgGCCAATATTTTCGAGTGATTAGACGATGTTGCcgcgatggtttgtttcatggaacgccatgatatggccgtacctccatgtgtaaagacatatcctgtctgtgatcgagcttgatgtggatctgataaataaccagcatcagcaaagccaactaaaccatatttgttatggttagtataatatagacccaagtctttcgttccttgcaggtaacgaagaacatgttttaTCCCGTttcagtgcctttgggtcggacagtagctaaacctagatagtaggtacaaagcaaagcttatatcaggccgtgtgtgagttgccaagtacattaaagctcctatggcactgagatgtGACATTTTAGGACCTATGACATCCTCACCGTCCATCTTGGGACGGAAgggatcagtgtccaggccgagggatctcacgaccatgggactgGTCAGTGGATGGCAATCGGCCATATTAAACCTCTTGAGTACATTTTCAGTGTATGCCATCTGATGCACTAGGATCCCATCATTTATGTACAcaagttgtaatcccaaacataattttgttttcccaagatctttcatctcgaattctttcttaaggtattcaaccgtttgagaaatctctccagaggttcctaggatattcagatcatcaacatacactgctatgatcacGAATCCtttattttcgaattttttaatgaaaatacatggactgatagggtcaTTTCTATAtccctctttcactaggtatTCACTTAGTCTATTGACCACATCCGTCTggattgtttcagtccataaagagatttattcagcttaatacaatgttgttctcgagaactctctttgtttttcaattcgaAACCTTCTGGAACTTTTAtatagatttcattatccagtggaccatataggTATGCGGTTACAATATCCATTAACCGTAAATCTAGACCTTCTCTCATAgccagacttattaaaaatctgaaggtcgtagcatccaccacaggggagtatgtctcctcatagtctattcctggtctttgtgagaatctttGTGCAACAAGTCGGGCTTTATACCTCACAGCTTCACCATtcttatttctctttcttagaAAAActcatttgtatcccactggtttgataTCATGAGGTGTCCAGATTATTTGGCCAAATACACATATTTTTCTCAGTGATTCTAACTCCAtgtttatggcttctttccatttaagCCAATTTGGTTGttgcatgcattcatatatagacgtgggttcataaTCCTCGTtatccataagttcaagtgctacttcataagcaaataaatcatcaatatagacatgttttctgttctattatttttcagacaagacatagtttattgagatctcattattatctgCACCATCAGTACCATGAATCTTAGCGTCCCAAGAATCATTGTTTGGCACATCAGGGCTGGCCACATCAGTGGCATCAGTGCCGGCCATGTCTAAAGCCATAGGGTCGGATGCGGCCACATCTCGGGCTGGATCGGCCGCGGTCATGTCTGGTGTCTGAACAACCTCGGTTTCATTTTATGCACCTTTCTttgttttccgagggttcttatctttggaacctattggtctaccacgtttcacaCGTTATCTAGactttgtagcaacttgattgtgtccttcttgaacatcaattcttattggtgcattagcagctgaTATATATGACTttgtcactcttttcgggtcagcaaaggaatctggcaattgattagctagcttttgtaaatgaattatcttttgaaCTTCTAGATCATATTCTTGAattcgaggatcttgccaagatatggATATTTGATTCCAtgatatttcttttaccattttacTGCTATCTTCCCCTAATGTTGGAAGTTCGGATTCATTAAAATGACAATccgcgtatctggccttaaataaatcacctgtagttggctcaagatactttaaaATCGTGGAGGAATCAAATCCAatatatatccccatcctcctttgaggtcccatctttgttctctgtggtggagctaTTGGAACATAAATGGCACAGCCGAATGTCCTAAGATGGGATACGtttggctcatgacccgtaagtaatTGTAATGGGGAATACTTATGTTCACTtgatggcctgatgcatatgagCTCGGCCGCGTGAAGGACCACATGTCCCCACGCTGAGACCGGAAGTCTCGACttcatgagtaatggtcgagctATGAGCTGTATgcgttttataaatgattcggccaagccgttctgtgtatgtacatgtgccacggagtgttccacacttacccccatggacatacaataatcACTAAACGCTTGGgaagtgaactcaccagcattgtctagacgtatagtctttaaaggaaaatctggaaaatgagcTCGTAATCGAATTATCTGAGCATGCAACCTAGCAAATGCCAAGTTTCTGGTCGACAGgagacaaacatgtgaccatctagtggccgcatcaatgaggaccatgaaatatcgaaatgtcccacaaAGTGGGTGAATTGGTCCACAGATGTCTCCTTgaattctttccagaaagtttatagTTTCTTTAGTGACTttaactggtgatggcctagaaatgagtttcccttgggaACAAGCAACACACGATAGGTGCTTAGGGATAATTCGTTTCTCTTTAAGAGAATGGCCGTTTGAGTTCAGGATCAGTTTACGCATCATGGTCGAACCGGGATTGCCAaaccggtcgtgccataaagtgaaaTTGGCACGTGAACGTCAACTTCCTcaatttcattaaataaattaatgtaaTTCCAATATCTAATTGGTTTGCTCGCTACCGGCTCAAAACCAAACCGTTAAAACCATATTCTCATATCACCTcaagaaagaaacaaaggaaacaattgctcatttattttattttattttcttttgttcttctcTTTACACACATCGTAGATTGTGAGAAGAAAATGATAGAGAGCTGGAGCAAAGATGAGGTATATAGTATTTAAAATGAATGTACAGACAAACATCTAAGTCCATCCTCTATAATCCTTTTGACAAGAACAGGACCAAgatcatacatatatatgtcaAGATAATGGTGTATACGTAAGAATAAGCCACTAAAACCACCTGAAGGCAACAATCACCAGTAGCAAGAGGGACAATCCCATCGCCTGCAACATCACcaaacttcttcatcatcatttcGTTGGAAATCTCAAGTCAAGAGAGACAGAGGGAGAGAGACATTACAGTGATTGCGGAAGCAGCAAGTCCTGCTCTTTCTCTAGGATCCTTGCGGTAGTAGTTCCCAAAATAGAGAAACGTCGAATAGTACCACAGGAATGGGAATACAAACCCCAGGAGAAAGCTGTCAAAATAAGATTTAGCAGTTAAGTATAGAGTAGCTCTACGGACTTACAGTatctaattatttaaaataaagaaatatattaaaggGGGAGAACAAGAAAACCTTCCTAAAAGTGAGAGGTTTAGAATTTCATACTAAGACCATGTCCAACGGGGTTTCTCTCCATCGGAATTCTTAacatatgtattatgtatatatatgtatatatatattgtatatgcgtaaataattatttacgggTTCTACAATAACTTCATAAATAAGGGTTCTGAAGGATTCTTAAAACTcttttttaagaacccttacTTAGGGGTTCCACAAAAATTGTGAACCCCACAAttacttatacatatataatatatatacatatatatatacataacacatatattaaaaactctAATGTGAAGAACCCATTCGAGATGCTGTAACCTCACTATCCAAATGccaaatttttattggtttgattttaaaaacaaaaataaatttaattaagtaattaagttctattaaaaaaaataatattttattattttatttaaaaaacctATGTGGGTTGACAGCGTTGGTGTTGCTCTTAACTCGGAAACAAAAATGAGAACTCTACTCACGAGAACCATCCGATTCCACAACCGAAGCATGGAAGAGGTTTGTCATAAGCTCCATTTTCCACATCGTCCACGTCTTTTACAAGCGTATATCTTCCTT includes:
- the LOC106409597 gene encoding plant intracellular Ras-group-related LRR protein 8 gives rise to the protein MMGYEQMNQMTMTTTAMMKNFNKMGPINTPHKKTTRRSVSAIDGGAAATAGEGDCRRNLKTLDLSGMSLASLSASSINLASISKLDLSNNNIQQIPESLVARMLNLWALDLHSNQLKTLPNSIGCLSKLKVLNVSGNNLQYLPKTIEDCRWLEELNANFNELTMLPDTIGFELTNLTKLSVNSNKLVVLPSSLSHLTSLRVLDARLNRLGSLPDDLENLVNLQVLNVSQNFQHLKELPYSVGLLISLVELDVSYNGITVLPNSIGCLRRIQKLSLEGNPLISPPFEVVEQGLEAVKQYMSEKMTESYKETPMKKKLWGIGKMVKYKTFNGLSSSPGRSPGRRTGGDHHGNEREGFINVSDYRQIDGIASPRHVSLFNPRRLLSPFSAYFSPPRY
- the LOC111207522 gene encoding uncharacterized protein LOC111207522, whose protein sequence is MNKRFGGKIPTGTPSLALSTVVVVASLLGGASIVHNLYKPDLRLPQMESDEPDKKEESGNKD
- the LOC106410458 gene encoding uncharacterized protein LOC106410458, whose protein sequence is MAENVKEHGAGSAELVKSMGDNKYASLMRPAGRYYSAIKDVMVCGKGRYTLVKDVDDVENGAYDKPLPCFGCGIGWFSFLLGFVFPFLWYYSTFLYFGNYYRKDPRERAGLAASAITAMGLSLLLLVIVAFRWF